A single genomic interval of uncultured Pseudodesulfovibrio sp. harbors:
- a CDS encoding AEC family transporter codes for MIWLPTLPMTLPVWQVHVLVLEAAMPSALLTVALSRSYGCDAGLASRMVFFTTVLSAVSVPVMFQLLR; via the coding sequence ATGATCTGGCTGCCGACCCTGCCCATGACGTTGCCCGTCTGGCAAGTCCACGTACTGGTGCTTGAGGCGGCCATGCCTTCGGCCCTGCTGACCGTGGCCCTGTCCCGCAGTTACGGCTGTGATGCGGGGCTGGCTTCACGCATGGTCTTTTTCACCACAGTACTCAGTGCCGTGAGCGTTCCCGTGATGTTTCAACTGCTCAGGTAG
- the lepB gene encoding signal peptidase I — protein sequence MPAPLTQDTCKPRKPWLALLLSLITSGTGHIYNGSLQKGLVLCAVSILLGLIIPFCIGTFTGLAVGITAGLIFWIGVSIDAWREARRQRDYALQRWNKWWVYLLVILLNVGAGTALEAIVTAHSYEAFKAPSGSMLPTLQIGDHFTAEILGETEPVHRGDIIIFFNEENGVNFVKRIIGLPGETLSIKQQIVFIDGKPLTEPYAHHTKTHFMPVRDNFAPVTLGTDEYFVMGDNREESYDSRWIGPVRRQDITARTKYIYFPGNMDSEEWLGRFGEVLR from the coding sequence ATGCCAGCCCCCCTCACACAGGACACCTGCAAACCACGAAAACCGTGGCTCGCCCTGCTTCTCTCGCTTATCACATCAGGCACCGGACATATCTACAACGGCAGCCTTCAAAAAGGCCTTGTTCTCTGTGCCGTCAGCATACTTCTGGGCCTGATCATTCCATTTTGCATCGGCACCTTCACCGGACTTGCCGTCGGAATAACCGCAGGGCTGATCTTTTGGATCGGCGTCAGCATCGACGCATGGCGGGAAGCACGCAGGCAGCGGGACTATGCATTGCAGCGTTGGAACAAATGGTGGGTATATTTGCTCGTCATCCTGCTCAATGTCGGCGCAGGAACCGCGCTTGAAGCAATTGTCACGGCACACAGCTACGAGGCGTTCAAAGCGCCGTCAGGCTCCATGCTGCCCACGTTGCAGATCGGAGATCATTTCACGGCAGAGATTCTCGGTGAAACCGAACCTGTTCATCGCGGTGACATCATCATATTTTTCAATGAGGAAAACGGCGTAAACTTTGTCAAACGGATCATCGGCCTGCCCGGAGAAACACTTTCCATCAAGCAGCAGATCGTTTTCATTGATGGGAAACCGCTCACGGAGCCATACGCGCATCACACGAAGACGCACTTCATGCCAGTCCGCGACAATTTCGCCCCTGTGACGCTGGGCACGGACGAATATTTCGTCATGGGAGACAACCGCGAAGAGTCCTATGACTCACGCTGGATCGGGCCGGTCAGGCGACAGGACATCACGGCACGGACCAAGTACATCTACTTTCCCGGCAATATGGATTCAGAAGAATGGCTGGGCAGGTTCGGCGAAGTACTCAGATAA
- the ruvX gene encoding Holliday junction resolvase RuvX — translation MRALGIDFGLKRVGLAVSDRTGTLVSPYKTIERTTRNALFDELLEIIQKEAVETIVVGLPLSLAGEDTLTTRQARNFAESLGRRTDVPIHLMDERLTSAQAEEELNAAGLHGKKRKMALDSQAAVVILRSWLENGQ, via the coding sequence ATGCGTGCGCTTGGTATCGATTTCGGCCTCAAACGTGTCGGGTTGGCCGTGAGCGACCGCACCGGCACGCTTGTCTCGCCATACAAGACCATCGAGCGCACCACCCGGAACGCGCTTTTTGACGAATTGCTGGAAATCATTCAAAAGGAAGCGGTTGAAACCATTGTGGTCGGATTGCCCCTGTCGCTGGCAGGGGAAGATACCCTGACCACCCGGCAGGCTCGGAATTTTGCCGAGAGCCTCGGTCGCAGGACCGATGTCCCCATTCATCTGATGGACGAAAGGCTCACCTCGGCACAGGCCGAAGAAGAACTTAACGCCGCTGGCCTTCACGGCAAAAAGCGAAAGATGGCACTGGACAGTCAGGCCGCCGTCGTCATTCTGCGCTCATGGCTCGAAAACGGACAATAA
- a CDS encoding AEC family transporter: MPITTRLIASIVVLLGLICLASFLRHRGVLKGEHGGVFAGLVTKVTLPALIFVSLAHTSIEWGEAWLALIMLGAELMALGLGWVAATMLRMDRPAKGAMILVSGFGSSSLLGYALISQVFPGNTGAMTEAVVVSEIGVGPALFTLGTMIAIYYGKEESGPDARIRAALEFFRSPIFISVVAGLFWTVFGLPTTGPVMGTIMQGLRVAGEANTLMVALLVGVLLRFSGISSVVLAGALVALNN, encoded by the coding sequence ATGCCCATCACCACCCGCCTCATTGCGTCCATCGTGGTCCTGCTCGGACTCATCTGTCTTGCGTCATTTCTGCGCCACAGGGGAGTCCTCAAGGGAGAGCACGGCGGTGTTTTTGCCGGACTCGTTACGAAGGTGACGCTTCCTGCGCTCATTTTCGTGTCGTTGGCCCATACCTCGATCGAGTGGGGCGAGGCGTGGCTTGCCCTGATCATGCTCGGGGCCGAACTGATGGCGCTCGGGCTGGGCTGGGTCGCCGCCACAATGCTCAGGATGGACCGCCCTGCAAAGGGGGCCATGATACTTGTCTCGGGTTTCGGCAGTTCGTCATTGCTGGGCTACGCACTTATCAGTCAGGTTTTCCCCGGAAACACCGGGGCCATGACCGAGGCCGTGGTGGTGTCGGAGATAGGAGTGGGGCCAGCGCTGTTCACGCTCGGCACCATGATAGCCATCTATTATGGAAAGGAAGAGTCCGGGCCGGATGCCCGCATCCGGGCGGCGCTTGAATTCTTTCGATCACCGATTTTCATTTCCGTTGTGGCGGGGCTGTTCTGGACCGTGTTCGGCCTGCCCACCACCGGGCCTGTCATGGGAACGATCATGCAGGGGCTGCGGGTGGCGGGCGAAGCCAACACGCTCATGGTCGCATTGCTTGTGGGCGTGCTGCTCAGGTTCAGCGGCATCAGTTCCGTGGTCTTGGCCGGAGCACTCGTTGCGCTCAACAACTGA
- a CDS encoding ATP-binding protein, with the protein MEKIVETIFLNLPIGVLVIGPRGNIIDANPVSCDILGCPLDGFVGSNWADVFFVHEENSEFVNVVFDAIQKVTPQIERVTPYFLPNGEKKFLSVISSTQRGEDGRISAIVVLIEDLTELHGLHEREKRMLAQNHRLATERAESLIAFAQSVAHQIRNPIMSIAGFTRLLDRRADKASHESLEAIGEETRKLESMVRAVTEYSSIAIENAAHVNLWVVIEEAKGRVADNEAVKGCTVVWDTECPDMNVLADRHLLARALSELLLNSIEFSGDAPAVKICAKDKDGFVVLSIADNGPGFTAEGLEMAFDPFYTTKPVGAGMGLTRAKRIVNEHQGSMTIGNRPDGGALVQVSIPVDPL; encoded by the coding sequence ATGGAAAAGATTGTCGAAACCATCTTTCTCAACCTGCCTATCGGAGTACTCGTCATTGGCCCTCGGGGTAATATCATCGATGCTAACCCCGTGTCCTGCGACATTCTCGGCTGTCCTTTGGATGGCTTTGTCGGCAGCAACTGGGCGGATGTCTTTTTTGTTCATGAGGAGAATTCGGAATTCGTCAACGTGGTCTTTGACGCCATCCAGAAGGTGACGCCCCAGATCGAGCGTGTCACGCCGTATTTTCTGCCGAACGGTGAGAAGAAGTTCCTGTCGGTCATATCGTCAACCCAGCGAGGGGAAGACGGCCGCATTTCGGCTATAGTGGTGCTTATCGAAGACTTGACGGAACTGCATGGGTTGCATGAACGCGAGAAGCGCATGCTCGCGCAGAATCATCGTTTGGCCACAGAGCGGGCCGAAAGTCTGATCGCTTTTGCCCAGTCCGTGGCGCATCAGATCAGGAATCCTATCATGTCCATTGCCGGGTTTACCCGATTGCTCGATCGTCGGGCGGACAAGGCCTCTCACGAATCGCTGGAAGCCATCGGTGAAGAAACCAGAAAGTTGGAAAGCATGGTCCGGGCCGTGACTGAATACAGCTCCATTGCCATAGAGAATGCTGCTCATGTCAACTTATGGGTGGTCATCGAAGAAGCAAAGGGGAGGGTTGCTGACAACGAGGCTGTCAAGGGATGTACCGTCGTATGGGATACCGAATGTCCTGACATGAATGTCCTGGCTGACCGTCATCTTCTGGCGCGTGCGTTGTCCGAATTGCTGCTCAATAGTATCGAGTTCTCAGGGGACGCCCCGGCAGTGAAGATTTGTGCGAAGGACAAGGATGGTTTCGTGGTTCTTTCCATTGCGGACAATGGTCCCGGTTTTACTGCGGAAGGATTGGAAATGGCCTTTGACCCGTTTTATACCACCAAGCCTGTGGGGGCGGGCATGGGACTGACGCGGGCCAAGCGTATTGTCAACGAGCATCAGGGCAGCATGACCATCGGGAATCGTCCTGATGGAGGCGCTTTGGTGCAGGTTTCCATCCCTGTTGATCCGCTGTAA
- a CDS encoding TIGR00269 family protein codes for MKCSRCKKLACVALPSHTAGFCKDCFPLFFTKQVETAIRREKMFTHDERILVALSGGKDSLTLMLELKLQGYDVTGLHIDLGIPNSSEKARKKVEDFCRLHDLKLEVLEMEKEGLPIPDVKKYVNRPVCSVCGKLKRYHFNRIAREGGYDALATGHNLDDEVARLFANTMRWDTAFLSDQGPTLPASDGFVRKVKPLFRLSEFETANYAFLKGIEIHSDPCPYASGASFTNHKELWGELEYRSPGQKFQFYQGFLKRGKPAFAAIEKETGASLHPCSECGSPTSAGICSVCRIKAAVAKAKANDPALKE; via the coding sequence ATGAAATGTTCCCGCTGTAAAAAACTCGCCTGCGTGGCGTTGCCCAGCCATACCGCAGGTTTCTGCAAGGACTGTTTCCCGCTGTTTTTCACGAAACAGGTGGAGACCGCCATCCGGCGCGAAAAGATGTTCACGCATGACGAGCGGATTCTCGTGGCCCTGTCGGGCGGCAAGGATTCTTTGACTTTGATGCTTGAGCTCAAGTTGCAGGGCTATGACGTCACCGGCCTGCATATCGACCTCGGTATTCCGAACTCGTCTGAAAAGGCGCGGAAGAAGGTTGAGGACTTTTGCCGACTGCATGACCTGAAGCTCGAAGTGCTGGAGATGGAAAAGGAAGGCCTGCCCATCCCGGACGTGAAAAAGTACGTCAACCGGCCCGTCTGTTCCGTGTGTGGCAAGCTCAAGCGGTATCACTTCAACCGGATTGCCCGCGAAGGCGGATATGACGCCCTTGCCACGGGGCATAATCTGGATGACGAGGTGGCCCGCCTGTTTGCCAACACCATGCGCTGGGATACCGCGTTCTTGTCCGATCAGGGACCGACTTTGCCCGCGTCTGACGGTTTCGTCCGCAAGGTCAAGCCGCTGTTCCGCCTCAGTGAATTCGAGACCGCCAACTACGCTTTCCTGAAGGGTATTGAGATTCATTCCGATCCCTGCCCGTATGCTTCGGGAGCCAGCTTCACCAATCACAAGGAATTGTGGGGGGAACTGGAATACCGCAGTCCCGGTCAGAAATTCCAGTTTTATCAGGGTTTCCTCAAGAGGGGAAAACCAGCGTTCGCGGCAATTGAAAAGGAAACCGGGGCGTCGCTGCACCCGTGCAGTGAGTGTGGTTCTCCGACCAGCGCAGGCATCTGCTCGGTCTGCCGTATCAAGGCTGCCGTGGCAAAAGCCAAGGCCAACGATCCGGCCCTGAAGGAGTAA
- a CDS encoding FAD-binding and (Fe-S)-binding domain-containing protein, with the protein MAQLGPHISISDEQLITRALGVVDMERYQHWPEGVKKLASNLAAELFMVRYNPFIDPELVRKSVDRRLNMSKPLLSEGFGKILSTGIELFWERFDADQKFRSELISRLGNFMPAENIGDEPHCRIESATDATDLRMELPMLVLFPENEHQIRSIVRLANELKFAIIPRGGGTGLTGGAIPAMGRTVILSLSRFKKILDIDTDARTITVESGVITLNAIQAAAKKDLLFTVDPASKAGSSLGGNLAENAGGPFAFEYGTTIDNILSYRIVMPDGTLVEVRRKNHPRHKIYTDEVATFEIFDEFGTLLDTVDLDGGEIRGEGLGKDVSNKYLGGLPGVQKEGTDGIITVATFVCYPTLKHSRTLCLEFYGRSMKNAMFVIKDVVGLRDNIREEGDLVKISALEEFGPKYVQAIEYQAKSTQYEGDPISVLILQLDSDDEEALDAACQTIVALAQPYDGVDIFAARDAKEAELFWEDRHKLSAIAKRTSGFKINEDVVIPMEVIPEFSEFLEDLNLIYLAKIYRKTLHKIREMETVNYEDPDIKTGLDRARAILDGELTSRDLSDQEQEAQCRFLFVKLRDSYPKLDREINAMWHEMQQKRIVIANHMHAGDGNCHVNLPVNSNDAEMLASAHEAAEEVMTRVLEMGGEVSGEHGIGITKIAFLGEEKIKALAAYKEEMDPNDVFNPGKLTKRELPSIPFTFSFNRLINDLDETALKDKEALMNLLKNIQTCTRCGKCKQVCPMYHPAKGLMYHPRNKNISLGAIIEGIYYSQIQSGEPASELMAELRDLIDHCTACGKCQAVCPVKIDSAGAALSMRSFLDSKGKSGHPLKQIILKNLAKNPASTVPVTAKLLSVGQTLQDKTVGMVPARWLSRIESPIIKNRSPHIDFRSLSEELKLESGSIFKNRLAKPDETVLYFPGCGGSLFSRSIGMASVYLLLKSGVNVVLPDHHMCCGYPLLASGCEEAYKTNRHRNVQAFLDLLVKTGKAGLKATTLLTACGTCRESLETYDFSGELVDPMNHQDVVQFLLGRLPAVRQTEDVLYHAACHAEWVGAPKTKAAEMYRSGLAETTGADISVSPGCCGESGLGALTSPAIYNVLRANKQEQLKSDLGTNESKPVVVGCPSCKVGIKRSMLQMKRNNRVIHTAEYLAECIGGAKWRKELKQLLKTVERKGRG; encoded by the coding sequence ATGGCCCAGCTCGGACCCCATATTTCCATATCAGACGAACAGCTCATCACCCGCGCCCTCGGCGTGGTTGACATGGAGCGCTACCAGCACTGGCCAGAAGGCGTAAAGAAACTTGCGTCCAATCTGGCCGCCGAACTTTTCATGGTGCGCTACAACCCATTCATCGACCCGGAACTGGTCCGCAAATCCGTGGACCGGCGACTGAATATGTCCAAACCCCTTCTTTCCGAAGGGTTCGGCAAGATTCTGTCCACCGGCATAGAACTGTTCTGGGAGCGCTTTGACGCGGACCAGAAATTCCGTAGCGAACTGATCAGCCGACTCGGCAACTTCATGCCCGCCGAGAACATCGGTGACGAACCGCACTGCCGCATCGAGTCGGCCACCGACGCCACAGACCTTCGCATGGAACTTCCCATGCTCGTCCTGTTCCCGGAGAACGAACATCAAATTCGCAGCATCGTGCGCCTTGCCAACGAACTGAAGTTCGCCATCATTCCGCGCGGCGGCGGCACCGGCCTGACAGGTGGAGCGATTCCGGCCATGGGACGCACCGTGATCCTGTCCCTTTCCCGGTTCAAGAAGATTCTGGACATCGACACCGATGCCCGCACCATCACCGTAGAATCCGGCGTCATCACACTGAACGCCATTCAGGCTGCCGCGAAAAAGGACCTGCTTTTCACGGTCGATCCCGCTTCCAAGGCAGGCTCCAGCCTCGGCGGCAACCTTGCGGAAAACGCAGGCGGCCCGTTCGCCTTCGAATACGGCACCACCATCGACAACATCCTGTCGTACCGCATCGTCATGCCCGACGGGACGCTGGTGGAGGTACGCCGCAAAAATCACCCTCGTCACAAAATCTACACGGATGAAGTGGCGACCTTTGAAATCTTCGATGAATTCGGCACCCTGCTTGACACGGTCGACCTCGACGGCGGCGAAATCCGCGGCGAAGGGCTGGGCAAGGACGTATCCAACAAATATCTCGGCGGCCTGCCCGGAGTGCAGAAGGAAGGAACCGACGGCATCATCACCGTGGCAACCTTTGTCTGCTACCCCACTCTGAAGCATTCCCGCACCCTGTGCCTGGAATTCTACGGCCGCTCCATGAAGAACGCCATGTTCGTCATCAAGGACGTGGTCGGCCTGCGTGACAACATTCGAGAGGAAGGCGACCTCGTCAAGATTTCCGCTCTTGAGGAATTCGGTCCCAAGTACGTACAGGCCATCGAATATCAGGCCAAGTCCACCCAGTACGAAGGCGATCCGATCTCCGTGCTGATTCTCCAGTTGGACTCTGACGACGAGGAAGCGCTCGATGCGGCCTGCCAGACCATCGTGGCACTGGCTCAACCGTATGACGGTGTGGACATCTTCGCAGCCCGCGACGCCAAAGAAGCCGAACTGTTCTGGGAAGACCGCCACAAGCTTTCCGCCATTGCCAAGCGCACCTCGGGATTCAAGATCAACGAAGACGTGGTCATTCCCATGGAGGTCATCCCGGAGTTCTCTGAATTCCTCGAAGACCTGAACCTCATCTATCTGGCAAAGATTTACCGCAAGACCCTGCATAAAATCCGCGAGATGGAGACCGTCAATTACGAAGACCCCGACATCAAGACCGGTCTTGACCGCGCCCGGGCCATTCTCGACGGCGAACTGACATCCCGCGACCTGTCCGATCAGGAGCAGGAGGCCCAGTGCCGGTTCCTTTTCGTGAAACTGCGCGACAGCTATCCGAAACTCGATCGGGAAATCAACGCCATGTGGCATGAGATGCAGCAGAAACGCATCGTCATCGCCAACCACATGCACGCTGGTGACGGCAACTGCCACGTCAACCTGCCGGTCAACTCCAACGACGCCGAAATGCTTGCCTCGGCCCATGAAGCGGCCGAAGAAGTCATGACCAGAGTCCTTGAAATGGGTGGTGAAGTCTCGGGCGAACACGGCATCGGCATCACCAAGATCGCATTCCTCGGCGAGGAAAAGATCAAGGCGCTGGCAGCGTACAAGGAAGAGATGGACCCGAACGACGTGTTCAACCCCGGCAAGCTCACCAAGCGTGAACTGCCGAGCATTCCGTTCACCTTCTCATTCAACAGGCTCATCAACGATCTCGACGAGACCGCACTCAAGGACAAGGAAGCCTTGATGAACCTGCTGAAAAACATCCAGACCTGCACCCGCTGCGGCAAATGCAAACAGGTCTGCCCCATGTACCACCCGGCCAAGGGGCTGATGTACCATCCGCGCAACAAGAACATCTCGTTGGGCGCGATCATCGAAGGCATCTACTACTCGCAGATCCAGTCCGGTGAACCCGCTTCCGAGCTCATGGCCGAACTGCGCGACCTGATCGACCATTGCACGGCCTGCGGCAAGTGTCAGGCTGTCTGCCCGGTGAAGATCGACTCGGCAGGCGCCGCCCTGTCCATGCGCTCCTTCCTTGATTCCAAGGGCAAGTCCGGCCATCCACTCAAGCAGATCATCCTCAAGAATCTGGCGAAGAACCCGGCAAGCACTGTGCCTGTCACGGCCAAGCTGCTGTCCGTCGGCCAGACGCTTCAGGACAAGACGGTAGGCATGGTTCCTGCCCGATGGCTGTCGCGCATCGAATCACCGATCATCAAGAACCGCAGCCCGCACATCGATTTCCGCAGCCTCTCCGAGGAACTGAAACTCGAGTCCGGCTCCATATTCAAAAACCGTCTGGCAAAACCGGACGAGACAGTACTCTACTTCCCCGGCTGCGGCGGATCGCTCTTCTCGCGTTCCATCGGCATGGCCTCGGTGTACCTGCTGCTCAAGTCCGGCGTGAACGTGGTCCTGCCCGATCACCACATGTGCTGCGGATACCCGCTGCTGGCAAGTGGTTGCGAAGAAGCATACAAGACCAATCGTCACCGCAACGTACAGGCCTTCCTCGACCTGCTGGTCAAGACCGGCAAGGCAGGCCTCAAGGCGACGACCCTGCTCACGGCCTGCGGAACCTGCCGCGAATCACTGGAGACCTACGACTTCTCCGGTGAACTGGTTGACCCCATGAATCATCAGGACGTTGTCCAGTTCCTTCTGGGTCGGCTGCCCGCAGTCCGTCAGACCGAAGATGTTCTCTACCACGCCGCATGCCACGCGGAATGGGTCGGCGCACCCAAGACCAAAGCGGCGGAAATGTACCGCTCCGGTCTTGCCGAAACCACCGGTGCCGACATCTCGGTTTCACCGGGCTGCTGCGGCGAATCGGGCCTCGGCGCATTGACCAGCCCCGCCATTTACAACGTGCTGCGCGCCAACAAGCAGGAACAGCTCAAAAGCGACCTTGGAACGAACGAAAGCAAACCCGTCGTGGTCGGCTGCCCGTCCTGCAAGGTCGGTATCAAGCGCTCCATGCTCCAGATGAAACGCAACAACCGGGTCATTCACACTGCTGAATATCTGGCTGAATGCATCGGCGGAGCCAAATGGCGCAAGGAACTCAAGCAACTGCTGAAAACGGTCGAACGCAAAGGCCGTGGCTAA
- the mltG gene encoding endolytic transglycosylase MltG: MARKRTIIISLVVLVLAAGLGVGGYFGLEFWKERQFLTVPPETPGRDIVFRIEPGQPFLTIARNLKTAGLVSDTRRFLMLARRTGTTVSVRAGEFRLNTGWKPGEVLRELTTSAGIMKKASIREGLTWWQTADRIQDAGLGTREEFAKAVRDPELLEAFDIQARDAEGYLFPETYLLTPPKGDQSRYMAEVMIREFFRNAKKIWPGGLPPWKELNRYVIIASLVEKETGDRSERRCISGVFHNRLKKRMLIQADPTIIYGLGPSFDGNIRKSHLRDRENSYNTYVHRGLPPGPICSPGLDALMAAVNPEPHNYLYFVAKGDGSHYFSSTLSEHNRAVAKYQLRRNKKTYRSTKQ; encoded by the coding sequence ATGGCTCGAAAACGGACAATAATCATTTCTCTGGTCGTATTGGTGCTCGCTGCCGGACTTGGCGTGGGTGGCTATTTCGGGCTTGAGTTCTGGAAGGAACGGCAGTTTCTGACCGTGCCGCCGGAAACGCCGGGGCGTGACATCGTTTTCCGGATTGAGCCGGGGCAGCCGTTCCTGACCATTGCCCGGAATTTGAAAACCGCCGGACTGGTTTCTGATACCCGCCGATTTCTCATGCTCGCACGGCGGACCGGAACCACCGTGTCCGTCAGGGCCGGAGAGTTTCGCCTGAACACGGGTTGGAAACCTGGTGAGGTGTTGCGGGAGCTGACCACCTCCGCAGGTATCATGAAAAAGGCCTCCATCCGCGAAGGGCTGACCTGGTGGCAGACGGCTGACCGTATTCAGGACGCCGGACTCGGCACCCGCGAGGAGTTTGCCAAGGCCGTGCGTGATCCCGAACTGCTTGAAGCGTTTGATATTCAGGCGCGGGACGCCGAGGGATATCTGTTCCCGGAAACCTATCTGCTCACCCCGCCGAAAGGGGATCAGTCCCGGTACATGGCCGAGGTCATGATCCGGGAATTTTTCAGGAACGCGAAAAAGATCTGGCCCGGAGGCCTGCCGCCGTGGAAGGAACTGAACCGTTATGTCATCATTGCCTCACTGGTGGAAAAGGAAACCGGTGACCGGAGCGAAAGACGGTGTATTTCGGGCGTGTTTCACAACCGGTTGAAGAAACGGATGCTTATTCAGGCCGACCCCACCATTATTTACGGACTTGGTCCGTCGTTTGACGGCAATATCCGCAAAAGCCATCTGCGGGACAGGGAAAATTCCTACAATACATACGTCCATCGCGGACTTCCGCCCGGTCCCATCTGTTCACCCGGCCTTGACGCTCTCATGGCCGCAGTGAATCCCGAGCCGCATAACTACTTGTACTTTGTCGCAAAGGGCGATGGCTCCCACTATTTCAGCTCCACGTTGAGTGAGCACAACCGGGCCGTGGCAAAGTATCAGCTGCGGCGCAACAAGAAGACCTACCGTTCCACCAAGCAGTAG
- a CDS encoding glycosyltransferase → MAAPKITVTMPCYNCGDTVGGALESLLAQTCADFEVVAVDDGSTDDTAGVLAEYARRDSRIRTFSIEHGGVIAAANAGIEAARGRYVARMDADDEALPERLAAQSKLLDEHPETGLVGCRVRFGGCRETCAGYAHYVDWTNTLLTHEAVSLNRFVEFPVPNPSIMFRRECLDEHGPYRDGDFPEDYELLLRWLEAGVKMEKVDAELLVWNDPPTRLSRNHPRYDVSAFYRIKTEYLARWLAANNPHHPVVHILGSGRTTRKRADLLLDHGIEFAAYYDVDPRKIGHVVNGVRVRDRNDVPEPGAGFCIPYVASRGAREDIAEFLSDRGYVTGRDCIPAA, encoded by the coding sequence ATGGCCGCACCGAAGATTACCGTGACCATGCCCTGCTACAACTGCGGGGACACTGTGGGCGGGGCGCTTGAGAGCCTGCTCGCCCAGACATGCGCGGATTTCGAAGTGGTGGCCGTGGACGACGGAAGTACGGATGATACTGCGGGAGTGCTGGCGGAATATGCTCGCCGGGACTCCCGCATTCGTACGTTTTCGATAGAACATGGCGGCGTTATCGCGGCTGCCAACGCTGGTATCGAAGCGGCAAGGGGACGGTATGTCGCCCGTATGGATGCTGACGACGAGGCCCTGCCCGAACGGCTGGCGGCGCAGTCGAAGCTGTTGGACGAGCATCCTGAAACCGGGTTGGTCGGATGCCGTGTCCGTTTTGGCGGCTGCCGCGAGACGTGTGCCGGATACGCGCATTATGTGGACTGGACCAATACCCTGTTGACGCACGAAGCCGTCAGCCTGAACCGGTTTGTCGAGTTTCCCGTACCCAATCCGTCCATCATGTTCCGGCGGGAGTGTCTTGACGAACACGGGCCGTATCGTGACGGTGATTTTCCTGAAGACTATGAACTGCTTCTGCGCTGGCTCGAAGCGGGGGTGAAAATGGAAAAGGTCGATGCGGAACTGCTGGTCTGGAATGATCCGCCCACCCGCCTTTCCCGCAATCATCCCCGCTATGACGTGAGCGCCTTCTATCGCATCAAGACGGAGTACCTTGCCCGGTGGCTTGCCGCGAACAATCCGCACCATCCTGTGGTTCACATCCTCGGTTCGGGACGCACCACCCGCAAACGGGCCGATCTGCTGCTCGATCATGGCATCGAGTTTGCGGCATATTACGACGTGGACCCGCGCAAGATCGGCCATGTGGTCAACGGCGTGCGCGTGCGTGACCGCAATGATGTCCCTGAACCCGGAGCAGGGTTCTGCATCCCGTATGTCGCCAGCCGCGGTGCACGCGAGGATATTGCCGAGTTTCTGTCTGACCGGGGGTACGTGACCGGCAGGGACTGTATCCCGGCTGCCTGA